The proteins below are encoded in one region of Oncorhynchus masou masou isolate Uvic2021 chromosome 15, UVic_Omas_1.1, whole genome shotgun sequence:
- the rpf1 gene encoding ribosome production factor 1, which translates to MDVVEEHDIQDKPTKKKTKKPKKQPKPPHENGNDSMIEKTEPEHVDAPAEFSFPPTFSVSEIKNKQRRHLMFMKLKQEKRKQKVAMKKKKKKERDALGDKAPPKEVPKTIENQRVYDETTVNPEDEEVAFDEGTDEFSAYFNRLTNPKVLITTSDRPRGRTVRFCNQLATVIPDAHVYYRRGLALKKVIPQCIARGFTYLMVINEDRKVPNGMVLCHLPDGPTAHFKVSSVRLRKEMKRRGKDPTEHSPEVILNNFTTRLGHSMGRLFAALFPHDPQFVGRQVATFHNQRDFIFFRFHRYIFKNEKRVGIQELGPRFTLKLRSLQKGTFDSKFGEYEWVLKRHENDVCRRRFNL; encoded by the exons ATGGACGTCGTAGAAGAGCATGATATACAGGATAAACCCACGAAAAAGAAGACTAAGAAGCCAAAGAAACAGCCAAAGCCTCCACATGAAAATGGTAACGATAGCATGATTGAGAAAACAGAGCCAGAACATGTGGATGCGCCAGCAGAATTCTCGTTTCCCCCCACATTCAGTGTgtctgaaataaaaaataaacaacgcAGACACCTCATGTTCATGAAGCTGAAGCAGGAGAAACGGAAG caaaaggtggcaatgaagaagaaaaagaaaaaagagagGGATGCTCTAGGTGACAAG GCTCCCCCAAAGGAAGTTCCAAAGACGATAGAAAACCAGAGGGTATACGACGAAACTACTGTTAACCCTGAAGATGAAGAG GTGGCCTTTGATGAGGGAACTGATGAGTTTTCGGCCTATTTCAACCGGCTGACCAACCCCAAAGTCCTCATTACCACATCTGACAGACCTAGAGGG AGGACAGTGAGGTTCTGCAACCAGCTGGCCACAGTCATCCCCGACGCACACGTGTACTACAGAAGAGGCTTGGCACTAAAGAAGGTCATTCCCCAGTGTATAGCCAGAGGTTTCACATACCTCATGGTCATCAATGAAGATCGTAAGGTGCCCA ATGGTATGGTTCTCTGCCACCTCCCTGATGGGCCTACTGCACACTTCAAAGTCAGCAGTGTCCGACTGCGGAAGGAGATGAAG AGGCGAGGGAAGGACCCGACCGAACACTCCCCAGAGGTGATCCTCAACAATTTCACCACCCGCCTGGGCCACAGCATGGGACGACTCTTTGCTGCCCTTTTTCCTCACGACCCCCAGTTTGTGGGACGCCAAGTCGCCACTTTCCACAACCAGAGAGACTTCATCTTTTTCAGATTCCACAG GTACATCTTTAAGAACGAGAAGAGAGTCGGTATTCAAGAGCTGGGCCCACGCTTCACTCTGAAACTCCGATCATTACAGAAGGGGACCTTTGACTCCAAGTTTGGGGAATATGAGTGGGTTCTCAAG CGACATGAAAATGACGTCTGCAGAAGGAGGTTCAACCTTTGA